The following are encoded together in the Nocardioides okcheonensis genome:
- a CDS encoding sulfotransferase family protein: MRVIGAGWGRTGTTSAAAALELLGFGPCFQMQDVWSRPEFAVLWNKHRSGTPVDWKVELGEFGSCVDWPGCWEWRHFSELWPDAHVLLTVREADSWYDSALGSIHQWTAPGQDVGPREVAELLSAVWDEHFGGWEGFLDRERSLAAYEAHVRSVRRTCPEDRLIEWRVSDGWQTICSALNVPVPEEPVPHLNARASNTPERQ; the protein is encoded by the coding sequence GGGGCGCACCGGCACGACCTCCGCGGCTGCCGCCCTGGAGCTGCTTGGCTTTGGGCCGTGCTTTCAGATGCAGGACGTCTGGTCCCGTCCTGAGTTTGCGGTGCTGTGGAACAAGCATCGGTCCGGGACCCCGGTGGACTGGAAGGTCGAGCTCGGCGAGTTCGGTTCATGCGTGGACTGGCCGGGGTGCTGGGAATGGCGCCACTTTTCCGAGTTGTGGCCCGACGCTCACGTCCTACTGACCGTTCGCGAGGCCGACTCCTGGTACGACAGCGCTCTGGGGTCTATCCATCAATGGACTGCGCCCGGCCAGGATGTGGGGCCTCGGGAGGTCGCCGAGCTGCTGTCGGCGGTGTGGGACGAGCACTTCGGCGGCTGGGAGGGCTTTTTGGATCGCGAGCGGTCTTTGGCGGCGTACGAGGCTCATGTGCGGAGCGTGCGTCGCACATGTCCTGAGGACCGCCTCATCGAGTGGCGAGTATCCGATGGTTGGCAGACGATCTGCTCTGCGTTGAACGTCCCTGTTCCTGAGGAACCTGTTCCCCACTTGAATGCGCGCGCAAGTAACACTCCCGAACGCCAGTGA